The proteins below are encoded in one region of Clostridium estertheticum:
- a CDS encoding SMI1/KNR4 family protein, translating to MNILPKGLRNVLSNDIYLREDKKAVFTALKELGIKPSNEFIEFYTSYSGPFWEETLGVELMDIIEENNNIFTYTNICREQYGFDNKYVILTEMSVNEVIVLDSETDKLYRVNFEGGDELLKKGKLNEEWNSFNNFLKEYFDC from the coding sequence ATGAATATATTACCAAAAGGTTTAAGAAACGTATTAAGTAATGATATATACTTAAGGGAAGATAAAAAGGCTGTATTTACAGCGCTGAAAGAGTTAGGTATAAAACCATCGAATGAATTTATTGAATTTTATACTTCGTATAGTGGACCATTTTGGGAGGAAACATTGGGAGTAGAACTAATGGATATAATAGAAGAGAATAATAATATTTTTACATATACTAATATATGTAGAGAACAGTATGGATTTGATAATAAATATGTGATATTAACTGAAATGTCAGTCAATGAGGTAATAGTATTAGATAGTGAAACAGATAAATTATATAGAGTTAATTTTGAAGGTGGAGATGAATTACTTAAGAAAGGGAAATTAAATGAAGAGTGGAACAGCTTCAATAATTTTCTTAAGGAATATTTTGATTGTTAA